The DNA segment TCGCTTGGTTCTACGCAGGAAAGCGCCGATCTGTTCAAGGCCGTGACCGGCAACCTGCTGGTCAAGCTGGTCCTGCTGGGTCTGCTGTGGGCGTTCCTGCACCACTTCTGCATGGGCATCCGCATCCTGCTGATCGACATTCACGTCGGCGTGGAAAAACAGCAGGCCCACAACTCCGCCGTTGCCGTGATGGTCGTCAGCCTTGCGCTGACCCTGATCTTCGGCCTCAAGCTGCTGGGAGCCTACTGACATGAAGCGACTGGTTGTTGGTGCCCATTACGGGCTCATGGACTGGCTGGCGCAACGCGTCACCGGCGTCGTCATGGCGCTCTATACGGTCATCATGTTCGCGGCGACACTGGGCGGCGTCACCGCTTCCCGCGAAGCCTGGCGTGCCTTCATGGCGAATGGCTTCATCCGCTACATCACCTTCCTGTTCATCATCAGCCTCTGCTACCACGCCTGGGTCGGCGTGAGGGACATCTGGATGGACTACCTCAATTCCGCGGCGGTCCGCGTCATCCTGCACGTGCTGACGCTGCTCGCCCTGGTCGGCTATGCCGGCTGGGCAGTTCAGATCATCTGGAGACTGTGATAGTGAATTACACCGTTCGCAAATTCGATGCGGTCATCGTCGGCGCCGGCGGCGCCGGCCTGCGCGCCGCGATTCAACTGTCAGAGGCCGGCTTCAAGACCGCCGTGCTGACCAAGGTTTTCCCGACCCGTTCGCACACCGTCGCGGCGCAGGGTGGTGTCGCCGCCAGCCTGGGCAATTCCGAGGAAGACAACTGGCACTGGCACATGTACGACACCGTCAAGGGTTCCGACTGGCTCGGCGACCAGGACGCGATCGAATTCATGTGCCGCAAGGCCAACGAAGTCGTGGTCGAACTCGAGCACTACGGCATGCCTTTCGATCGCCTCGACAACGGCAAGATCTACCAGCGCCCCTTCGGCGGCCACATGTCGAACTTCGGCGAAAAGCCGGTGCGCCGCTCCTGCGCCGCGGCCGACCGCACCGGTCACGCCATGCTGCATGCGATGTACCAGCGCAACGTCAAGGTCAATACGCAATTCTTCGTCGAATGGCAGGCGCTCGATCTGGTGCGCGATGCCGAGGGCGAAGTGCTGGGCGTCACCGCCATGGACATGGAGACCGGCGAGATCGTGGTCTTCCACGCCAAGGCCACCATCTTCGCCACCGGTGGAGCGGGGCGCATCTACTATTCCTCGACCAACGCCTTCATCAATACCGGCGATGGCCTGGGCATGGCAGCGCGTGCTGGGATTCCGCTGGAAGACATGGAGTTCTGGCAATTCCACCCGACCGGCGTCGCCGGCGCCGGGGTGCTGATCACCGAAGGCGTGCGCGGCGAAGGCGGCATCCTGCGCAACTCGGCCGGCGAGCGCTTCATGGAGCGTTATGCTCCCAACGCCAAGGACCTGGCCTCGCGCGACGTCGTCTCGCGCGCGATGACCACCGAAATCAACGAAGGCCGCGGCTGCGGCCCGAGCAAGGATTTCGTGTTGCTCGACATCACGCACCTGCCGCCCGAAACCATCATGAAGCGCCTGCCCGGCATTCACGAAATCGGCATCCAGTTCGCCGGCGTCGATTGCCTCAAGGAGCCGATCCCGGTGGTGCCGACCTGCCATTACCAGATGGGCGGCATTCCCACCAACTACCACGGCCAGGTCGTGGTACCCGGCAAGCGCTCGATGAGCGAGATCGTGTCGGGCTTCTACGCCGCCGGCGAATGCGCCTGTGCGTCGGTCCACGGCGCCAACCGCCTGGGTACCAACTCGCTGCTCGACCTGCTGGTGTTCGGCAAGTCGGCCGGCGAAACGGCCGTCAGCGATCTGCAGAAGAGCGTCAAGGCGCACAAGCCGCTGCCGCAGGAGTGCATCGACAAGACCCTGGCGCGCC comes from the Sulfuritalea hydrogenivorans sk43H genome and includes:
- the sdhC gene encoding succinate dehydrogenase, cytochrome b556 subunit, whose product is MPEITKQRPKYLALHEIRLPLAGFASILHRVSGAGLFLMLPLLIWILQLSLGSTQESADLFKAVTGNLLVKLVLLGLLWAFLHHFCMGIRILLIDIHVGVEKQQAHNSAVAVMVVSLALTLIFGLKLLGAY
- the sdhD gene encoding succinate dehydrogenase, hydrophobic membrane anchor protein, which encodes MKRLVVGAHYGLMDWLAQRVTGVVMALYTVIMFAATLGGVTASREAWRAFMANGFIRYITFLFIISLCYHAWVGVRDIWMDYLNSAAVRVILHVLTLLALVGYAGWAVQIIWRL
- the sdhA gene encoding succinate dehydrogenase flavoprotein subunit; this translates as MNYTVRKFDAVIVGAGGAGLRAAIQLSEAGFKTAVLTKVFPTRSHTVAAQGGVAASLGNSEEDNWHWHMYDTVKGSDWLGDQDAIEFMCRKANEVVVELEHYGMPFDRLDNGKIYQRPFGGHMSNFGEKPVRRSCAAADRTGHAMLHAMYQRNVKVNTQFFVEWQALDLVRDAEGEVLGVTAMDMETGEIVVFHAKATIFATGGAGRIYYSSTNAFINTGDGLGMAARAGIPLEDMEFWQFHPTGVAGAGVLITEGVRGEGGILRNSAGERFMERYAPNAKDLASRDVVSRAMTTEINEGRGCGPSKDFVLLDITHLPPETIMKRLPGIHEIGIQFAGVDCLKEPIPVVPTCHYQMGGIPTNYHGQVVVPGKRSMSEIVSGFYAAGECACASVHGANRLGTNSLLDLLVFGKSAGETAVSDLQKSVKAHKPLPQECIDKTLARLDRLNHQKDGASVHDTRLAMQRSMQKHAGVFRFSGLLKEGVEKILEVQKDVQRTEIKDKSKIFNTARIEALELDNLIEVAVATMISAEARKESRGAHVRDDAPDTPERPDGRDDQNWLKHTFWYKEDNRLDYKAVKLTPLTVDTIELKKRAY